A window from Nycticebus coucang isolate mNycCou1 chromosome X, mNycCou1.pri, whole genome shotgun sequence encodes these proteins:
- the LOC128577597 gene encoding histone H2A-Bbd type 2/3-like → MPGNKSRRGRSRHRRSHHRGRSARAELTFSVSQMERLLRKGHYSQRLSASAPVFIAAIIQYLTAKVLELAGNEAQNYGRRRITPELVDMAVHNNALLGGFFGSTTISQVAPGQ, encoded by the coding sequence ATGCCGGGCAACAAGAGCCGTCGAGGGCGGTCCCGTCATCGTCGGAGTCACCACCGCGGGCGCTCAGCCAGAGCCGAGCTGACGTTCTCAGTGAGCCAGATGGAGCGCCTTCTGCGGAAGGGCCACTATTCCCAGCGGCTGAGCGCCTCTGCTCCGGTTTTCATCGCTGCCATCATCCAGTACCTGACAGCCAAGGTCCTGGAGCTGGCGGGCAACGAGGCCCAGAACTACGGCCGGAGGCGCATCACCCCGGAGCTGGTGGACATGGCGGTCCACAACAACGCGCTGCTTGGTGGCTTCTTCGGGAGCACCACCATCTCTCAGGTCGCCCCGGGGCAGTAG
- the F8A1 gene encoding 40-kDa huntingtin-associated protein: MAAAMAAAAAAAGLGGGAGPGPEAGDFLARYRLVSNKLKKRFLRKPNVAEAGEQFGQLGRELRAQECLPYAAWCQLAVARCQQALFHGPGEALALTEAARLFLRQERDARQRLVCPAAYGEPLQAAASALGAAVRLHLELGQPAAAAALCLELATALRDLGQPAAAAGHFQRASQLQLPQLPLAALQALGEAASCQLLARDYNGALAVFTHMQRLAREHGSHPTQPPPPPPPPGPQPAFGGTPALPAALLPPNAASAAPSPAALGAFSDVLVRCEVSRVLLLLLLQPPPAKLLPEHAQTLEKYSWEAFDSHGQESGGQLPEELFLLLQSLVMATQEKDTEAIKALQVDMWPLMTAEQNHLLHLVLQETISPSGQGI, encoded by the coding sequence ATGGCGGCGGCTATGGCAGCGGCGGCGGCCGCCGCTGGTCTGGGTGGGGGTGCAGGCCCCGGGCCTGAGGCCGGGGACTTCTTGGCCCGGTACCGGCTGGTGTCCAACAAGCTGAAGAAGCGTTTTCTGCGGAAGCCGAACGTGGCGGAAGCCGGCGAGCAGTTCGGCCAGCTGGGCCGCGAGCTGCGCGCCCAAGAGTGCCTGCCGTACGCGGCCTGGTGCCAGCTGGCCGTGGCGCGCTGCCAGCAGGCGCTTTTCCACGGGCCCGGAGAGGCGCTGGCCCTCACTGAGGCCGCGCGCCTCTTCCTGCGGCAGGAGCGCGACGCGCGCCAGCGCCTGGTCTGTCCCGCCGCCTACGGGGAGCCGCTGCAAGCCGCCGCCAGCGCCCTGGGCGCCGCCGTCCGTCTGCACCTGGAGCTCGGCCAGCCGGCAGCCGCTGCCGCCCTCTGCCTGGAACTGGCCACGGCTCTGCGCGACCTGGGCCAGCCGGCGGCCGCCGCCGGCCACTTCCAGCGCGCCTCCCAGCTCCAGCTGCCCCAGCTGCCCCTGGCCGCGCTGCAGGCGCTCGGCGAGGCCGCCTCCTGCCAGCTGCTGGCGCGCGACTACAACGGCGCCTTGGCGGTCTTCACACACATGCAGCGCCTGGCGCGGGAGCACGGCAGCCACCCgacgcagccgccgccgccgccgccgccgccggggcCCCAGCCCGCGTTCGGCGGGACACCCGCCCTGCCCGCCGCGCTGCTCCCTCCGAATGCCGCTTCTGCGGCGCCCTCGCCCGCCGCCCTGGGCGCCTTCTCGGACGTGCTGGTCCGCTGCGAGGTGTCTCgcgtgctgctgctgctgctcctgcagcCGCCGCCCGCCAAGTTGCTGCCAGAGCACGCCCAGACCCTGGAGAAGTACTCCTGGGAGGCTTTCGACAGCCACGGGCAGGAAAGCGGAGGCCAGCTGCCGGAGGAGCTCTTTCTGCTGCTCCAGTCCCTGGTCATGGCTACCCAGGAGAAGGACACGGAAGCCATCAAAGCGCTGCAGGTGGACATGTGGCCGCTGATGACCGCAGAGCAGAACCACCTCCTTCACCTCGTTCTGCAAGAAACCATCTCCCCCTCAGGACAGGGGATCTGA